The Chryseobacterium indicum genome includes a window with the following:
- a CDS encoding NgoPII family restriction endonuclease: MTNILEAIVNIAQNPIYTIRSLYSARNRVNNIGEALETFVKDAFVNTIQNEDELEKMRRYSEEFSWLGNQNHPPDIMIKGGDAIEVKKTQTANSDLALNSSYPKSTVQSISKLITQSCRTCEDWTEKDLIYCIGHTTDDSIKSLWMVYGNIYAANHEIYQIIKQKITEGINEIPNVELAETNELGRVNRVDPLGITNLRIRGMWQIQNPRRVFNYLYTPSSNIFELVAIIPTAKYESFPSESKTKVETLGNPNLTIKNVQVKDPNNPANLIDAKLIVFKLTE; encoded by the coding sequence ATGACAAATATTTTAGAAGCCATTGTAAATATTGCTCAAAATCCTATTTATACCATTAGAAGCCTTTATTCTGCAAGAAATAGAGTAAATAATATCGGGGAAGCATTGGAAACTTTTGTAAAAGATGCTTTTGTAAACACTATTCAAAACGAAGATGAGTTAGAAAAAATGCGGAGATACAGCGAAGAATTTTCTTGGTTAGGCAATCAAAATCATCCACCAGATATAATGATAAAAGGCGGAGATGCTATTGAAGTTAAGAAAACACAAACTGCAAATTCTGATTTGGCTTTGAATAGCTCATATCCTAAATCCACCGTTCAATCAATTAGTAAATTAATTACCCAATCTTGTAGAACTTGTGAAGATTGGACAGAAAAGGATTTGATATACTGTATTGGACATACAACCGACGACAGCATAAAATCATTATGGATGGTTTATGGAAATATTTATGCCGCAAATCATGAGATATATCAAATAATCAAACAAAAAATCACGGAAGGAATTAACGAAATTCCGAATGTTGAACTTGCTGAAACAAATGAATTAGGACGAGTAAATCGTGTTGACCCCTTAGGAATTACTAACCTGAGAATCCGAGGAATGTGGCAAATTCAAAATCCGAGACGAGTTTTCAATTATTTGTATACACCATCTTCAAATATTTTTGAATTAGTGGCTATTATTCCCACTGCAAAATATGAGAGTTTTCCTTCTGAAAGTAAGACTAAAGTAGAAACTTTAGGAAATCCAAATTTGACTATAAAAAATGTGCAGGTTAAAGACCCAAATAATCCAGCAAATTTAATTGATGCAAAATTAATTGTGTTTAAATTAACGGAGTAA
- a CDS encoding DNA cytosine methyltransferase, with protein MNIVSFFAGAGGLDLGFQKAGFNVIWANEYDKEIWETYQKNHPHTVLDKRSIVNVPSDEVPECDGIIGGPPCQSWSEAGAMKGINDKRGQLFFDFIRILEAKQPKFFLAENVSGMLLGRHSSALENIKEMFRNAGIGYELSFEMLNACDYNVPQDRKRVIFVGIRKDLGFKYEFQKPNFPKLTLQNAISDLKENVLPAKTNNKTNGNHCAIPNHEYMTGGFSTIFMSRNRVRSWDEQSFTIQAGGRHAPIHPQAPKMKFIEQNIRVFVPGQEHLYRRLSVRECARVQTFPDDFIFHYDNVSAGYKMIGNAVPVNLAHFLANTIKQQILRNEIQNKKEINTNELVTV; from the coding sequence ATGAATATAGTATCATTTTTTGCAGGCGCAGGTGGGCTTGATCTTGGATTTCAAAAAGCTGGATTTAATGTTATCTGGGCAAATGAATATGACAAAGAAATTTGGGAAACTTACCAGAAAAATCATCCTCACACGGTTTTAGATAAGAGAAGCATCGTAAACGTTCCTTCTGATGAAGTTCCTGAATGTGACGGAATTATCGGAGGACCACCTTGTCAAAGCTGGAGTGAAGCTGGTGCAATGAAAGGGATTAACGATAAAAGAGGACAATTATTTTTTGATTTTATACGAATTTTAGAAGCAAAACAGCCTAAATTTTTTCTTGCCGAAAACGTAAGTGGAATGTTGCTTGGTCGACATTCATCTGCTTTAGAAAATATTAAAGAAATGTTTAGAAATGCAGGAATTGGATATGAACTTTCTTTTGAAATGTTGAATGCCTGTGATTATAATGTCCCACAAGATAGAAAACGTGTGATTTTTGTAGGAATTCGAAAAGATTTAGGCTTTAAATATGAATTTCAAAAACCAAATTTCCCAAAATTAACTTTGCAAAATGCAATTTCTGATTTGAAAGAAAATGTTTTGCCTGCAAAAACAAATAATAAAACCAACGGAAATCATTGTGCAATTCCAAATCATGAATATATGACGGGTGGATTTTCTACCATTTTTATGTCAAGAAATCGTGTGAGAAGTTGGGATGAACAATCTTTTACAATTCAGGCCGGAGGAAGACACGCTCCTATTCATCCTCAAGCTCCAAAAATGAAATTTATTGAGCAAAACATTAGAGTTTTTGTTCCCGGACAAGAGCATTTGTACAGAAGATTAAGTGTTAGAGAATGTGCTAGAGTTCAAACTTTTCCAGATGATTTTATCTTTCATTATGATAATGTTTCTGCAGGTTATAAAATGATTGGAAATGCGGTACCTGTTAATTTGGCTCATTTTTTAGCTAACACAATTAAGCAACAAATTTTGAGAAATGAAATCCAAAATAAAAAGGAAATTAACACAAATGAATTAGTTACGGTATGA